From Brassica oleracea var. oleracea cultivar TO1000 chromosome C3, BOL, whole genome shotgun sequence, a single genomic window includes:
- the LOC106335004 gene encoding CSC1-like protein ERD4, translating into MEFESFLVSLGTSAVIFVVLMLLFTWLSRRPGNVSVYYPNRILKGMDPWEGSSLTRNPFAWIREAFTSTEQDVVKLSGVDTAVYFVFLSTVLGIFALSALLLLPTLLPISATDNSLKNSRSATDTTSNGTFSQLDNLSMANITKKSSRLWAFLGAVYWVSLVTYFMLWKAYKHVAALRAEALMSSEEVLPEQYAILVRDIPSPPNGETQKEFVDSYFREIYPETFYRSLVVTENSKINKIWEDLEGYKKKLARAEAVFAATSNRPTNKTGLLGLVGERVDSIDYYTKLINESVTKLEAEQRKVLAEKQQTAAVVFFTDRVTAALAAQSLHCQMVDKWTVTEAPEPRQLIWENLKIKFFSRIVRQYLIYFLVAITILFYMIPIAFVSAITTLGNLQKALPFIKPIVEIAFIRTILQSYLPQIALIVFLAMLPKFLMFLSKSEGIPSQSHAIRAASGKYFYFSVLNVFIGVTLAGSLFDNLKALEKKPNSIITVLATSLPKNATFFLTYVALKFFVGYGLELSRIIPLIIFHLKKKYLCKTEAEVKEAWYPGDLSYATRVPSDMLILTITFCYSVIAPLILVFGVIYFGLGWLILRNQALKVYVPSYESYGRMWPHIHTRILAALFLFQLVMFGYLGIKLFVWTILLVPLIFISLIFGYVCRQKFYKGFEHTALEVACRELKQRPDLEEVFRAYIPHSLSTHKGDDHQFKGAMSRYQDYAAISAA; encoded by the exons ATGGAGTTTGAATCGTTTCTAGTGTCCTTAGGGACGTCAGCAGTCATCTTCGTCGTGCTCATGCTCCTCTTCACCTGGCTCTCTCGTAGACCCGGAAACGTTTCTGTTTATTACCCGAACCGGATCCTGAAAGGAATGGATCCATGGGAAGGCAGCTCCTTGACCCGAAACCCATTTGCTTGGATCCGCGAAGCTTTCACTTCCACCGAACAAGACGTCGTCAAGCTGTCCGGCGTCGATACTGCCGTCTACTTCGTCTTCTTGAGCACTG TTCTTGGGATATTTGCTTTGTCGGCTCTTCTTCTCTTACCGACTCTACTCCCTATATCCGCTACTGACAACAGCTTAAAGAACTCTAGGAGCGCCACTGACACCACTAGCAACGGAACCTTTAGCCAACTTGATAACCTCTCAATGGCTAACATCACT AAAAAGAGTTCAAGGCTGTGGGCGTTCCTAGGAGCGGTTTACTGGGTATCTCTAGTCACATATTTCATGCTATGGAAAGCCTACAAGCACGTCGCTGCATTGAGAGCTGAAGCTCTGATGTCTAGCGAAGAAGTATTACCAGAGCAATACGCCATTCTCGTTAGGGACATACCTTCCCCACCTAACGGAGAGACGCAGAAAGAGTTCGTCGACTCTTACTTCAGAGAAATCTACCCGGAGACGTTCTACAGATCCCTTGTCGTAACAGAAAACAGCAAG ATTAATAAGATATGGGAAGACTTGGAAGGCTACAAGAAGAAGCTCGCGCGCGCAGAAGCTGTCTTCGCAGCCACCAGTAACCGGCCAACGAACAAAACCGGCTTGCTCGGGCTAGTCGGAGAGCGAGTAGACAGCATTGACTATTACACAAAGCTGATCAACGAGTCGGTAACCAAACTAGAAGCAGAGCAGAGAAAGGTTCTCGCCGAGAAGCAGCAAACCGCAGCGGTTGTGTTCTTCACGGACCGAGTCACTGCCGCTTTAGCCGCTCAGTCACTACACTGCCAGATGGTTGATAAATGGACGGTGACCGAAGCTCCCGAGCCTCGCCAGCTCATCTGGGAGAATCTCAAGATCAAGTTCTTCAGTAGAATAGTCAGACAGTACTTGATCTACTTCCTCGTCGCGATAACCATATTGTTCTACATGATCCCTATAGCGTTTGTATCTGCGATCACCACTCTTGGGAATCTCCAGAAGGCTCTTCCGTTCATTAAACCGATCGTGGAGATTGCTTTTATAAGAACCATCTTGCAGTCTTACCTTCCTCAGATTGCGCTCATCGTCTTCTTGGCTATGCTTCCTAAGTTCCTCATGTTCTTATCCAAGTCTGAGGGGATTCCTTCGCAGAGCCATGCTATTAGAGCTGCCTCGGGAAAGTACTTTTACTTCTCGGTGTTGAATGTCTTCATCGGTGTGACACTTGCAGGGTCTTTGTTTGATAACTTGAAGGCTCTTGAGAAGAAACCAAACTCTATTATCACCGTTTTGGCTACTAGTCTCCCTAAGAACGCTACTTTCTTCTTGACATACGTGGCGCTCAA GTTCTTTGTTGGTTATGGTCTTGAGCTTTCTAGGATCATACCGTTGATAATATTCCATTTGAAAAAGAAGTATCTATGCAAAACTGAAGCAGAGGTCAAAGAAGCTTGGTATCCAGGAGACTTGAGCTACGCAACTAGGGTTCCCAGCGACATGCTCATCCTCACTATCACCTTCTGCTACTCCGTAATCGCTCCTCTAATCCTCGTCTTCGGTGTTATCTACTTTGGTTTAGGTTGGCTCATCCTGAGGAACCAG GCGCTGAAAGTGTATGTTCCATCGTACGAGAGCTACGGGAGGATGTGGCCGCATATCCACACCCGCATTCTAGCGGCGTTGTTTCTGTTTCAACTGGTTATGTTTGGTTACTTGGGAATCAAGCTATTCGTTTGGACGATTCTCTTGGTTCCTCTCATATTCATCTCTCTCATCTTCGGTTACGTGTGCCGTCAGAAATTCTACAAAGGGTTCGAACATACGGCTCTAGAGGTGGCTTGCCGTGAGCTGAAGCAGAGACCGGACCTCGAGGAGGTTTTCAGAGCGTACATTCCGCATAGCTTGAGCACTCACAAAGGAGATGATCACCAGTTTAAAGGCGCTATGTCTCGTTACCAAGACTATGCTGCAATATCAGCCGCTTAA
- the LOC106328978 gene encoding photosystem I reaction center subunit psaK, chloroplastic-like yields the protein MASTLMNTLPQFNGLRASKISAAQGLATVVPMRRKGNGALGAKCDFIGSSTNLIMVTSTTLMLFAGRFGLAPSANRKATAGLKLEARDSGLQTGDPAGFTLADTLACGTVGHIIGVGVVLGLKNIGAI from the exons ATGGCAAGCACTCTGATGAATACACTGCCTCAGTTCAATGGTCTTCGAGCCAGCAAGATCTCTGCAGCTCAAGGCCTG GCAACTGTTGTGCCCATGAGACGCAAGGGAAATGGAGCTTTGGGTGCAAAATGTGACTTCATTGGTTCATCGACAAATCTG ATAATGGTAACGTCGACGACTCTGATGCTGTTCGCTGGGAGATTCGGACTAGCACCATCAGCCAATAGGAAGGCGACAGCTGGACTTAAGCTAGAGGCACGTGACTCTGGTCTACAAACGGGTGACCCAGCCGGGTTCACTCTCGCCGACACTTTGGCTTGTGGTACCGTTGGTCACATCATCGGCGTCGGAGTTGTCCTTGGTCTCAAAAACATTGGTGCTATTTAA